In one window of Microbacterium sp. PM5 DNA:
- a CDS encoding substrate-binding domain-containing protein, with protein MRVTKKLLHASFVAVVATTALALSACAPQDATTSGAATAGGGPADVTVGVVTSETGPLASYGKQYLDGFKAGLDYATDGSNEVNGTKITVDYRDDAGDPDTAVGVAKELIGQGVNILAGSASSGVAAAVAEQAGQNKVLFISGPAAADALTGVNPYTFRSGRQSAQDVATAGTFLGDLQGKTVTVFAQNNAFGKGNEAAVTAILGAKGATVNSVLVAEDVTEFTPFAQQVLAAKPDLVFVAWAGATSGAMWQSMSQQGVLDAVPVVTGLGDSATFGAYGAASEKIKFLNYYFPGAPDNEVNTKMIDAVTKAGGTPDLFTPDGFNAALMVVQAVKAGKGDVEAMVKSLENYTFQGPKGSLTVRAGDHALIQDMYQVKLVANGGSFTPELVDTVPADQVAPAKK; from the coding sequence GCCGGTGGCGGACCCGCGGACGTCACTGTCGGGGTGGTGACGAGCGAGACGGGCCCGCTCGCCAGCTACGGCAAGCAGTATCTCGACGGTTTCAAAGCAGGTCTCGACTACGCCACCGACGGCTCCAATGAGGTGAACGGCACCAAGATCACCGTCGACTACCGCGACGACGCGGGCGACCCCGACACGGCCGTCGGCGTGGCGAAGGAGCTCATCGGACAAGGGGTGAACATCCTGGCCGGCAGCGCCTCTTCGGGTGTCGCCGCCGCGGTCGCCGAGCAGGCGGGGCAGAACAAGGTCCTCTTCATCTCGGGACCGGCCGCTGCGGATGCACTCACCGGTGTCAACCCCTACACGTTCCGCAGCGGTCGTCAGTCCGCGCAGGACGTCGCCACGGCGGGCACCTTCCTCGGCGACCTCCAGGGCAAGACCGTCACGGTGTTCGCCCAGAACAACGCCTTCGGCAAGGGCAACGAGGCCGCCGTGACGGCGATCCTCGGGGCGAAGGGAGCCACGGTGAACAGCGTGCTGGTCGCCGAGGACGTCACCGAGTTCACGCCGTTCGCCCAGCAGGTGCTGGCGGCCAAGCCTGACCTCGTGTTCGTCGCCTGGGCAGGTGCCACATCGGGCGCCATGTGGCAGTCCATGAGCCAGCAGGGCGTGTTGGACGCCGTGCCGGTGGTCACGGGGCTCGGCGACTCGGCGACGTTCGGGGCGTATGGAGCCGCTTCCGAGAAGATCAAGTTCCTGAACTACTACTTCCCCGGGGCGCCGGACAACGAGGTGAACACCAAGATGATCGACGCCGTCACCAAGGCGGGTGGGACGCCCGACCTCTTCACTCCCGACGGCTTCAACGCGGCGCTGATGGTCGTGCAGGCCGTCAAGGCAGGAAAGGGCGACGTCGAGGCCATGGTCAAGAGCCTCGAGAACTACACCTTCCAGGGCCCGAAGGGCTCGCTCACCGTACGCGCCGGCGACCACGCCCTGATCCAGGACATGTATCAGGTCAAGCTCGTCGCGAACGGCGGCAGCTTCACGCCCGAGCTCGTCGACACCGTGCCGGCAGACCAGGTCGCCCCGGCGAAGAAGTAG
- a CDS encoding ABC transporter ATP-binding protein codes for MSTPVPSALLIDGLGLQIGGATILKDVDLDVAPGSIVGVIGPNGAGKTTLFNVISGVARPTAGRIVMDGVDITRASIAQRARTGLGRTFQTSSLFPRLSVLENVRLAAQVGLGGSFSLLRFPRRTDAATELALEQLVKVGLTHKLDTAAGDISHGDKRKLEIAVLLATEAKIVLLDEPMAGVASGDVAGLVDTIREMQEATGCTVLMVEHHIDVLMGFVQKVAVMYSGSIIAFDSPAQIMENPLVQSAYLGRGLHPAGESAA; via the coding sequence ATGAGCACCCCCGTCCCGTCCGCACTCCTGATCGACGGCCTCGGCCTGCAGATCGGCGGAGCGACCATCCTGAAAGACGTCGACCTGGATGTCGCGCCCGGCAGCATCGTCGGCGTGATCGGGCCGAACGGCGCCGGAAAGACCACGCTGTTCAATGTGATCTCCGGCGTCGCACGGCCGACCGCAGGTCGCATCGTGATGGACGGTGTCGACATCACCCGCGCGTCGATCGCACAGCGAGCGCGGACGGGGCTGGGGCGCACCTTTCAGACCTCCAGCCTCTTTCCGCGACTCAGCGTCCTCGAGAACGTGCGCCTTGCCGCCCAGGTCGGTCTCGGTGGCAGCTTCTCTCTGCTGCGCTTTCCCCGCAGGACGGATGCCGCGACCGAGCTCGCCCTGGAGCAGCTCGTCAAGGTCGGGCTGACCCACAAACTCGACACGGCGGCCGGCGACATCTCCCACGGCGACAAGCGCAAGCTGGAGATCGCCGTGCTGCTCGCCACCGAGGCGAAGATCGTGCTGCTCGACGAGCCGATGGCGGGGGTCGCCTCCGGCGACGTCGCGGGACTCGTGGACACGATCCGCGAGATGCAGGAAGCGACCGGGTGCACGGTGTTGATGGTCGAACACCACATCGACGTGCTCATGGGCTTCGTCCAGAAGGTCGCCGTCATGTACTCCGGGTCGATCATCGCCTTCGACTCGCCCGCGCAGATCATGGAGAACCCTCTCGTGCAGAGCGCTTACCTCGGCCGCGGTCTGCATCCGGCGGGAGAGTCTGCCGCATGA
- a CDS encoding ABC transporter ATP-binding protein, producing MSAPILTVTHLSASIAGQQVVEDVSFEVPATGITAVLGRNGVGKTSTIRGVLGLISRRGRVVLAGERIDALPTHRIVQRGVGYVPEDREVFAGLTVAENLALAERDRMPRRDFVAELFPDLMARRSQLAGTLSGGQQQMVSVARALLNENRILLVDEPTKGLAPKIVDDVARALQEAAKIVPILLVEQNLDVVRTLADDAIVIAGGRVVHTGSARQILDDDALTTRLLGVSAEVHS from the coding sequence ATGAGCGCACCGATCCTCACCGTGACGCACCTGTCGGCATCCATCGCGGGTCAGCAGGTCGTCGAAGACGTCTCGTTCGAGGTGCCGGCAACGGGCATCACGGCCGTTCTCGGCCGTAACGGGGTCGGCAAGACCTCGACCATTCGGGGGGTCCTCGGTCTCATCTCTCGTCGGGGTCGGGTCGTGCTCGCGGGTGAGCGCATCGACGCCCTTCCCACCCATCGCATCGTCCAGCGCGGTGTCGGCTACGTCCCCGAAGACCGCGAGGTGTTCGCCGGCTTGACCGTCGCCGAGAATCTGGCCCTCGCGGAGCGCGACCGAATGCCGCGCCGTGATTTCGTCGCCGAGCTCTTTCCCGACCTCATGGCCCGGCGATCACAGCTCGCCGGCACGCTCTCCGGCGGACAGCAGCAGATGGTGTCGGTTGCGCGAGCGCTGCTCAATGAGAACCGCATCCTCTTGGTCGACGAGCCCACCAAGGGACTCGCTCCGAAGATCGTCGACGACGTCGCGCGAGCCCTGCAGGAGGCTGCCAAGATCGTGCCCATCCTGCTCGTAGAACAGAATCTCGACGTCGTACGGACCCTGGCCGACGATGCGATCGTGATCGCCGGAGGACGCGTGGTCCACACCGGCAGCGCGCGCCAGATCCTCGACGACGACGCGCTGACCACGCGCCTGCTGGGCGTCAGCGCGGAGGTGCACTCATGA
- a CDS encoding branched-chain amino acid ABC transporter permease, with the protein MSSIVLILLTGVGLGALYFLVASGLSLIYGLMHVLNFAHGAFLTLSAFIGWQVAQALGTASWGSFLVSILVGAVVGAVFATLTELVLIRPLYERHIEQVLVTVGLSFAAVALFEGIWGTDAVNIAGPGWLKETTEILGARIPNTYWVLMIAAALVLVALVLFLKKTRYGMIIRAGVENRAMVTALGIDVRRSFTLVFAIGGAAAGIGGVLAMHYTTFVSAHLGATLLIFAFIVTVIGGLGSLTGAAIASVLVAVLQQFANVYLSGTGDFIVVVLLAVVLLVRPTGLMGRKA; encoded by the coding sequence ATGAGCAGCATCGTCCTCATCCTTCTCACCGGTGTCGGCCTCGGAGCACTGTATTTCCTCGTCGCATCGGGGCTGAGCCTGATCTACGGGCTCATGCACGTGCTCAACTTCGCGCACGGCGCCTTCCTCACGCTCAGCGCCTTCATCGGATGGCAGGTGGCGCAGGCGCTGGGAACCGCGTCGTGGGGGTCGTTCCTCGTCTCGATCCTCGTCGGTGCCGTCGTCGGTGCGGTGTTCGCGACGCTCACCGAACTGGTGCTCATCCGGCCGCTCTACGAACGCCACATCGAGCAGGTCCTGGTGACCGTCGGACTCTCCTTCGCGGCGGTCGCTCTGTTCGAGGGGATCTGGGGGACGGATGCCGTGAACATCGCCGGTCCCGGCTGGCTGAAGGAGACCACGGAGATCCTCGGAGCGCGTATTCCCAACACCTACTGGGTGCTGATGATCGCCGCCGCCCTCGTGCTCGTCGCACTCGTGCTGTTCTTGAAGAAGACGCGGTACGGCATGATCATCCGCGCCGGCGTCGAGAACCGCGCGATGGTGACCGCCCTCGGCATCGACGTGCGGCGCAGCTTCACCCTCGTGTTCGCGATCGGCGGCGCGGCCGCCGGCATCGGCGGGGTGCTCGCCATGCACTACACGACGTTCGTCTCGGCTCACCTCGGTGCGACGCTGCTCATCTTCGCCTTCATCGTGACCGTCATCGGCGGCCTCGGCTCGCTCACGGGGGCCGCGATCGCGTCGGTGCTCGTCGCGGTGCTGCAGCAGTTCGCCAACGTCTACCTCAGCGGCACGGGCGACTTCATCGTGGTCGTGCTGCTGGCCGTCGTGCTCCTGGTGCGACCCACCGGGCTCATGGGGAGGAAAGCATGA
- a CDS encoding branched-chain amino acid ABC transporter permease has product MTVTTGVPTLVPGRTGAFIPFVVGAVLVVVMAVLPLLNISIPGILPGATYTPGSLALLSLCMVFAALALSYNLLLGTSGMLSFGHALYFGVGAYGLGLALKFFGVPLWPGALIALVGGLVIAAFTGAISMRVSGIPFAMVTLAFAQAGSVLVRRNQDITGGEEGLRLPVDQVPSWLVGVSNTRNLYWLTLVVLVVVYLVVLWVDRSRLGHLAQAARENELRVQVLGLRPYTAKLLVFVLAALCASLAGIAYMLLQSGTQPSTVGADLTITVLVMVVLGGVGFRWGAIVGGVLYTILDQRLTVLARSPWIQDLPDALRIPLSEPLFLLGVLFILVVMFLPGGIAGTIDTAVRRRRGERTRSQLRQIDDADETTGGVRGVDAEARA; this is encoded by the coding sequence ATGACCGTCACCACCGGAGTTCCCACCCTCGTGCCGGGCCGCACCGGGGCCTTCATCCCCTTCGTCGTCGGTGCCGTCCTCGTCGTCGTCATGGCCGTGTTGCCGCTGCTGAACATCTCGATCCCCGGCATCCTGCCGGGAGCGACGTACACACCGGGCTCGCTCGCTCTGCTTTCGCTCTGCATGGTCTTCGCCGCGCTCGCCCTCTCGTACAACCTGCTGCTGGGCACCTCCGGGATGCTGTCCTTCGGCCACGCCTTGTACTTCGGTGTCGGCGCGTACGGACTCGGGCTCGCGCTGAAGTTCTTCGGGGTGCCGCTGTGGCCCGGTGCTCTCATCGCTCTCGTCGGTGGGCTCGTCATCGCCGCATTCACGGGCGCCATTTCGATGCGCGTCTCCGGCATCCCCTTCGCGATGGTGACACTGGCATTCGCGCAGGCCGGGTCGGTGCTGGTGCGTCGCAATCAGGACATCACCGGTGGTGAGGAGGGACTGCGGCTGCCCGTCGACCAGGTGCCCTCGTGGCTGGTGGGTGTGTCGAACACCCGCAATCTGTACTGGCTGACTCTCGTCGTGCTGGTGGTGGTGTACCTGGTGGTGCTGTGGGTGGACCGCTCGCGGCTCGGACATCTCGCACAAGCGGCACGCGAGAACGAACTGCGCGTCCAGGTGCTGGGGTTGCGGCCGTACACCGCGAAGCTTCTCGTCTTCGTCCTCGCCGCTCTCTGCGCCTCGCTCGCCGGCATCGCCTACATGCTGCTGCAATCGGGAACCCAGCCCAGCACCGTCGGCGCCGATCTCACGATCACCGTGCTCGTGATGGTGGTTCTCGGTGGCGTCGGGTTCCGGTGGGGTGCCATCGTGGGGGGTGTGCTCTACACGATCCTCGATCAGCGGTTGACGGTTCTCGCACGCTCGCCGTGGATCCAGGATCTCCCCGACGCGCTGCGCATCCCGCTGTCGGAGCCGCTGTTCCTGCTCGGGGTGCTGTTCATCCTGGTGGTCATGTTCCTGCCGGGCGGCATCGCGGGCACGATCGACACCGCGGTCCGCCGACGTCGTGGTGAGCGCACCCGTTCGCAGTTGCGTCAGATCGACGATGCGGACGAGACCACGGGCGGCGTGCGGGGCGTGGATGCCGAGGCGCGGGCATGA
- a CDS encoding AMP-binding protein, protein MRGESDGAHTIGRWLRDRAVSAAGRTAIDDRGVRIGYGDLEARAHELALSLRRAGYGPGDRLATITGNSIDHVVVFFACAKAGVAMVPLSWRLSSRELAEMLRHAEPALVAIEDEYLAIATDAFARLSSSPPITLLGTTGIESAVPARAGAGRSSASATAGRAVRDDDPLLVIYTSGSEAAPKGVVLTHANCFWNNLALAGVAQLTADDVVLAVLPQFHVAAWNCQPLLAWWVGATVVLERSFQPRRALQLIRERGVTAMMGVPTQYRMLADDPDFTARGLGRVRQALVGGATIPPALAQRWADAGVPLSQGYGLTEAAPNVLCLPASEARENPGAVGRPYPHVDVRIVDPESELVLDGEATGELWVRGPSVFAGYLHDEEATSRVRSGAWLRTGDIVHRDAEGIFRIVDRMKDIFISGGENVAPAEVERALLLHPGVADAAVVGVPDDVWGERGVAFIVREDGAALGADEVLAHARSELAGFKVPVRVVFVDDLPRSTIEKLARARLRAWAADLVRGSAHEHS, encoded by the coding sequence GTGAGGGGCGAGTCGGACGGAGCGCACACGATCGGTCGCTGGCTGCGTGACCGGGCCGTCTCTGCCGCCGGCCGCACGGCGATCGACGACCGCGGTGTCCGGATCGGCTACGGCGACCTGGAGGCCCGCGCACACGAGCTCGCGCTGTCGCTGCGGCGTGCGGGATACGGACCCGGAGATCGTCTGGCGACCATCACCGGCAACTCGATCGATCACGTCGTGGTGTTCTTCGCATGCGCGAAGGCGGGAGTGGCGATGGTTCCCCTGTCGTGGCGCCTGTCATCGCGCGAACTCGCCGAGATGCTGCGCCATGCGGAACCGGCACTCGTGGCCATCGAGGACGAGTATCTCGCCATCGCCACCGATGCCTTCGCGCGTCTGTCCTCATCGCCACCGATCACTCTGCTGGGCACCACCGGCATCGAATCGGCGGTGCCGGCCCGAGCGGGCGCCGGACGATCATCGGCGTCAGCCACGGCCGGCCGCGCCGTGCGCGACGACGACCCCCTCCTCGTCATCTACACCTCCGGCAGCGAGGCGGCGCCCAAAGGCGTCGTGCTCACGCATGCGAACTGCTTCTGGAACAACCTCGCTCTCGCCGGAGTGGCCCAGCTCACCGCCGATGACGTCGTGCTCGCCGTGCTGCCGCAGTTCCACGTCGCCGCGTGGAACTGTCAGCCGCTCCTCGCCTGGTGGGTCGGCGCCACCGTCGTCCTGGAGCGTTCCTTCCAGCCTCGACGGGCGCTGCAGCTGATCCGAGAACGCGGCGTGACGGCGATGATGGGAGTTCCCACGCAGTACCGGATGCTGGCCGATGACCCCGATTTCACGGCGCGTGGTCTCGGGCGCGTTCGGCAGGCCCTGGTGGGCGGTGCGACGATCCCGCCGGCTCTGGCCCAGCGGTGGGCGGATGCCGGGGTACCGCTGAGCCAGGGGTACGGCCTGACCGAGGCGGCGCCGAACGTGCTGTGCCTGCCGGCATCCGAAGCGCGTGAGAACCCCGGAGCGGTGGGGCGCCCGTATCCGCACGTCGACGTACGGATCGTCGATCCCGAGAGCGAGCTCGTTCTCGACGGGGAGGCGACGGGTGAGCTGTGGGTGCGCGGACCGAGCGTGTTCGCGGGATACCTCCACGATGAGGAGGCGACCTCCCGAGTCCGATCGGGGGCGTGGTTGCGCACCGGTGACATCGTGCACCGCGACGCCGAAGGCATCTTCCGCATCGTCGACAGGATGAAGGACATCTTCATCTCCGGCGGCGAGAACGTCGCGCCCGCGGAGGTCGAGCGCGCGCTCCTGCTGCATCCCGGCGTCGCCGATGCGGCCGTGGTCGGTGTTCCCGATGATGTGTGGGGCGAGCGCGGTGTCGCTTTCATCGTGAGAGAAGACGGCGCCGCGCTGGGTGCCGACGAGGTGCTCGCCCACGCGCGGTCGGAGCTCGCGGGTTTCAAGGTCCCCGTGCGCGTCGTCTTCGTCGATGACCTGCCACGGTCCACGATCGAGAAACTGGCTCGTGCGCGATTGCGCGCGTGGGCCGCCGACCTGGTGAGAGGAAGTGCTCATGAGCACAGTTGA
- a CDS encoding TetR/AcrR family transcriptional regulator, which produces MSTVEQFEPEAAFSAAGKPLTKRGEATRRKLLEAAEEVFADLGYHEASIVKITERAGVGLGTFYLYFDSKQQIFEELVVDLNRRVRHAMAQAMADTDNRIDAERAGFEGFFRFTAAHPALYRVVREAEFVSPEMLRLHYTRIVEGYEAGLRAAQASGDVDTALDPEVTAWALMGAGELIGMRFLLWERDEEGRPPAAIGDEIIDGMMRFIRNALAVRTEKGSRHE; this is translated from the coding sequence ATGAGCACAGTTGAGCAGTTCGAGCCCGAAGCGGCTTTCTCCGCAGCCGGCAAACCCTTGACCAAGCGCGGCGAAGCCACACGTCGCAAACTCCTCGAGGCCGCAGAGGAGGTCTTCGCCGACCTCGGCTATCACGAGGCGTCGATCGTGAAGATCACCGAGCGCGCGGGAGTCGGACTGGGGACGTTCTATCTCTACTTCGACAGCAAGCAGCAGATCTTCGAGGAGCTCGTCGTCGACCTCAACCGTCGCGTGCGTCACGCGATGGCGCAGGCGATGGCAGACACCGACAACCGCATCGACGCGGAGCGTGCCGGCTTCGAAGGCTTCTTCCGGTTCACGGCGGCCCATCCCGCCCTGTACCGCGTGGTGCGTGAGGCCGAGTTCGTCTCTCCCGAGATGCTGCGTCTGCACTACACCCGCATCGTGGAGGGCTACGAAGCCGGTCTGCGCGCCGCCCAGGCGTCGGGCGATGTCGACACCGCCCTGGATCCCGAGGTCACGGCGTGGGCCCTCATGGGGGCCGGGGAACTCATCGGTATGCGCTTCCTGCTGTGGGAGCGCGATGAGGAAGGCCGTCCGCCGGCCGCGATCGGCGACGAGATCATCGACGGCATGATGCGCTTCATCCGCAACGCGCTCGCGGTGCGCACCGAGAAGGGATCAAGGCATGAGTGA
- a CDS encoding 3-hydroxybutyrate dehydrogenase has product MSEQELSGRRAVITGGASGIGLACAEEFARRGAHVVIADFNGEAAQRAADRVGGEAWVVDLSDTVALDELSLHVDILLNNAGVQTVAPLETFSPERFRFMQRLMVESPFLLIRAVLPGMYERGWGRIINISSAHGLRASAYKSAYVTAKHALEGLSKVTALEGGAHGVTSNCINPAYVRTPLVEKQIADQARVHGIGEDEVVEKVMLTESVIKRLIEPHEVASLAAWLAGDDAGMVTGASYTMDGGWTAR; this is encoded by the coding sequence ATGAGTGAACAGGAACTCTCGGGTCGTCGCGCGGTGATCACTGGCGGTGCCAGTGGTATCGGGCTTGCCTGCGCGGAAGAGTTCGCGCGCCGTGGCGCACACGTCGTGATCGCGGACTTCAACGGTGAAGCCGCCCAGCGCGCTGCCGACCGCGTGGGGGGAGAGGCCTGGGTCGTGGACCTGTCCGACACGGTCGCGCTCGACGAGCTGTCGCTGCACGTCGACATCCTCCTCAACAACGCGGGTGTGCAGACGGTCGCGCCCCTCGAGACGTTCTCGCCGGAGCGGTTCCGTTTCATGCAGCGACTCATGGTCGAATCGCCCTTCCTCCTCATCCGCGCCGTTCTGCCCGGGATGTACGAGCGGGGCTGGGGGCGGATCATCAACATCTCCAGCGCCCACGGTCTGCGCGCGAGCGCCTACAAGTCGGCGTACGTGACGGCGAAGCACGCGCTGGAAGGGCTGTCGAAGGTCACGGCGCTGGAGGGCGGCGCTCATGGGGTGACCAGCAACTGCATCAACCCGGCCTACGTGCGCACGCCACTGGTCGAGAAGCAGATCGCCGACCAGGCGCGCGTCCACGGCATCGGCGAGGACGAGGTGGTCGAGAAGGTCATGCTCACCGAGTCGGTGATCAAACGCTTGATCGAGCCGCACGAGGTCGCCTCACTGGCCGCGTGGCTCGCCGGCGACGACGCCGGCATGGTCACGGGCGCCAGCTACACGATGGACGGCGGGTGGACGGCACGATGA
- a CDS encoding alpha/beta hydrolase: protein MSTRTARAVDVDVPGGRLRVGVWDAESGAPTILAVHGVTSSHLAWELLAAALPGVRIVAPDLRGRGRSNRLTGPAGMAVHADDLALVCRALEVVPDLVVAHSMGAFVSVVFADRHPELARRLLLVDGGLPLAAPEGLSPDELVAAILGPTAERLSKRFATVDAYLSFWRGHPAFADDWSSELEHYLAYDLEPEPDGSYRPATSYATTLEDTVDMNTRSTVADALGALTTPSTLVTVPRGLQDETPGLYPPAHLAAQLRAYPPVAHVAWPEFNHYTVVLSRAGADRLAALVEEQLGASVPRLPAA, encoded by the coding sequence ATGAGCACCCGTACCGCGCGCGCCGTCGACGTGGACGTTCCCGGGGGGCGGCTGAGGGTGGGGGTGTGGGATGCCGAGTCTGGTGCCCCCACGATCCTCGCCGTCCATGGAGTGACGTCGTCGCACCTCGCGTGGGAGCTGCTGGCCGCGGCGCTGCCGGGAGTGCGGATCGTCGCGCCCGACCTGCGCGGACGCGGACGGAGCAACCGGCTGACGGGACCCGCCGGCATGGCTGTGCACGCCGATGACCTCGCCCTCGTCTGTCGCGCACTCGAGGTCGTGCCCGATCTGGTGGTCGCGCACTCGATGGGCGCGTTCGTCTCGGTGGTCTTCGCAGATCGGCATCCGGAGCTCGCTCGACGACTCCTCCTCGTCGACGGAGGTCTCCCGCTGGCCGCGCCAGAGGGGCTCTCGCCGGACGAGCTCGTCGCTGCCATCCTGGGCCCGACGGCCGAGCGGCTGTCGAAGAGGTTCGCCACCGTCGACGCGTACCTCTCGTTCTGGCGAGGACACCCCGCATTCGCGGACGACTGGTCGAGCGAGCTGGAACACTACCTGGCTTACGATCTCGAGCCCGAGCCGGACGGTTCGTATCGACCGGCGACGAGCTATGCGACGACGCTCGAGGACACCGTCGACATGAACACGCGCTCGACGGTTGCGGATGCGCTCGGCGCTCTCACGACGCCCTCGACACTGGTGACGGTGCCGCGCGGCCTGCAGGACGAGACCCCCGGACTCTATCCACCGGCGCACCTGGCGGCGCAACTGCGGGCCTACCCTCCGGTGGCGCACGTCGCGTGGCCCGAGTTCAATCACTACACGGTGGTGCTCTCGCGCGCCGGAGCAGACAGGTTGGCGGCGCTCGTGGAGGAGCAGCTCGGGGCTTCCGTTCCGCGGCTTCCGGCCGCCTAG
- a CDS encoding IclR family transcriptional regulator, translating to MDTSRRTVPGAQSVARAAALLRLVTSAGADGVSGAEIARRADLTRPTVHRLLSALRHEGLVDQDEKSGAWVPGPELYLMGTVAASRYDITAIARDIVRSLAVRTEESAFLSVRRGDETVCLIREDGAFPIRSFVLSEGVRFPLGVASAGLAILAFLPPHDVDAYFDRHPDLGERHGAPHAEPRLRARLRETQARGYALNPGLIVEGSFGLGAAVFTRSGHPQWALSLTGVEFRFTPERIPELGRTLLAHAHQLTTRVAAGAR from the coding sequence ATGGACACCTCGCGACGCACCGTGCCCGGCGCCCAGTCCGTCGCCCGCGCAGCAGCTCTGTTGCGATTGGTGACGTCCGCGGGCGCAGACGGCGTGTCGGGCGCCGAGATCGCGCGCCGGGCGGATCTCACCCGACCCACGGTGCACCGTTTGCTGTCCGCGCTGCGTCACGAAGGTCTCGTCGATCAGGACGAGAAGTCGGGGGCCTGGGTGCCCGGGCCCGAGCTCTATCTCATGGGAACGGTCGCGGCATCCCGGTACGACATCACGGCGATCGCGCGTGACATCGTGCGGTCGCTGGCGGTCCGCACGGAGGAGAGCGCGTTCCTGTCCGTGCGCCGCGGCGACGAGACGGTCTGTCTCATCCGCGAGGACGGCGCCTTCCCCATCCGCTCGTTCGTGCTGTCGGAGGGCGTGCGCTTCCCCCTCGGCGTCGCCTCGGCCGGGCTGGCCATCCTGGCCTTTCTTCCTCCTCACGATGTGGACGCCTACTTCGATCGCCATCCCGACCTCGGCGAGCGCCACGGCGCCCCGCACGCCGAACCACGTCTGCGAGCGCGGCTGCGCGAGACGCAGGCTCGCGGCTACGCCCTCAATCCGGGCCTCATCGTCGAAGGCAGCTTCGGTCTGGGAGCCGCCGTGTTCACGCGCTCCGGCCATCCGCAATGGGCACTGAGCCTGACGGGCGTGGAGTTCCGCTTCACGCCGGAGCGCATCCCGGAGCTCGGCCGCACACTGCTCGCCCACGCACACCAACTGACGACCCGCGTGGCCGCGGGCGCCCGCTGA
- a CDS encoding CoA transferase subunit A: MIDKTYPSAADAVADIPDGASLAVGGFGLSGNPIALIQALLAQGTSELSVVSNNCGVDDWGLGVLLNAKRIRKMTSSYVGENKEFERQFLSGELELELTPQGTLAEKLRAGGAGIAAFYTQTGVGTQVAEGGLPRAYDGAGGVAVASPQKDVRAFDVTGEKRDYVLEEAIVTDFALVHAAKGDTHGNLVFHRAARNFNPLAAMAGRVCIAQVEELVAPGDLDPDSIHLPGIYVHRIVEVGSDIEKRIERRTVTVSDAAARTFPEGA, from the coding sequence GTGATCGACAAGACCTATCCGTCCGCGGCCGACGCCGTGGCCGACATTCCGGACGGCGCGTCGCTCGCCGTCGGCGGGTTCGGCCTGTCCGGCAACCCCATCGCACTCATCCAGGCATTGCTCGCTCAGGGCACGAGCGAACTGTCGGTGGTGTCCAACAACTGCGGTGTCGACGACTGGGGGCTCGGTGTACTCCTGAATGCCAAGCGCATCCGCAAGATGACCTCGTCGTACGTCGGCGAGAACAAGGAGTTCGAGCGCCAGTTCCTCTCCGGCGAGCTCGAGCTCGAGCTCACCCCGCAGGGGACTCTCGCGGAGAAGCTGCGTGCCGGCGGCGCCGGGATCGCGGCGTTTTATACGCAGACGGGGGTCGGTACGCAGGTGGCCGAAGGGGGACTGCCTCGCGCCTACGACGGCGCGGGGGGTGTGGCTGTCGCGTCGCCGCAGAAAGACGTCCGCGCCTTCGATGTGACGGGTGAGAAGCGCGACTACGTGCTCGAAGAGGCGATCGTGACCGATTTCGCGCTCGTCCACGCCGCCAAGGGCGACACGCACGGCAATCTCGTCTTCCACCGCGCGGCACGCAACTTCAATCCGCTCGCCGCGATGGCGGGCCGCGTCTGCATCGCGCAAGTCGAAGAGCTCGTCGCGCCGGGCGACCTCGACCCGGACAGCATCCACCTGCCGGGCATCTACGTGCATCGCATCGTCGAGGTGGGCAGCGACATCGAGAAGCGGATCGAACGGCGCACCGTCACCGTGTCGGACGCGGCCGCACGGACATTTCCCGAAGGAGCCTGA